In the Desulforhopalus sp. genome, one interval contains:
- a CDS encoding ATP-binding protein produces MTRWLDFWNNRTIAARLQLNFLGFFLLIAMILVAWLVSLIRENRLETAIDHCREIENNVLDMDRKLEKAKLLHRNFFLYQARIGLNEAHIEYAQPSVRLISQAVGISSDLMAKIAQTGIKHSLKNRNIDLNLYLSSARRFADTSIQSIELLTRMVAPEYGLEHRFEKLAATLMQEAADAAKVKDRLHEIMAFYLQYKVSRQRHVMQSAFNVIYILNQQLQTAEFDSRADTGNVAAMLASLEQLGYEIVVTDNAIKGIFNDFSLQEQNVIPVAQALVESAHLEVRRVKGKISRSRQVTFLLIATLIGLALVWGFFIVRTINRSITMRILHLNGVAAQLRQGHLDIAGQDDSADELGQLSRTFNMMVGRIRELVGDLEAKIAERTRQLAESERWFRHLFENSPLGIFRTTTSGKVLMVNRDGAIMLGCESPAEVLAGYSNLAEQVYVDPSRRLAEIHELQTHGKIKHFECQWKKQNGENIWVSIHARLASDESAEGQNGYPIIDKFVLDITKRKETEDALQHYTFLMKEMGKAAKIGGWEFNPATGKGTWTEEVARIHELDPELPTNVELGISFYTDESKAMLIQAIHDANELKKPYVLELEMITAKGNHKWVRTIGYPFVENGRVVKISGSFQDITERKQVDTEKEALQLQLTQAQKMESVGRLAGGVAHDFNNMLGVIQGYTEIILEGTVENQAIHAALLEIQRATQRSVKLTKQLLAFARKQTVAPKVLNLNDTVESMLAMLRRLIGEDIELIWKPGKELGPVKIDPSQIDQILANLCVNARDAISTMGRITVETGNVDVDETYRDLDEGFQAGRYVLLAVSDNGCGMDEETRKRLFEPFFTTKDVGKGTGLGLASIYGIVKQNYGFIHVHSELGKGTAFRIYLPRHQDKKTPEYTADHVTPVSHGSETILLVEDEKAILTMTAIMLEQLGYQVLTANTAAEAMLHARNSAGKIQLLITDVIMPDMNGRTLAKTLLSTSPGLRILYISGHTADVITDHGVLDEGVFFLQKPFTRQGLASKIREALHRDGA; encoded by the coding sequence ATGACAAGGTGGCTGGATTTTTGGAATAATCGAACAATAGCTGCGCGGCTACAGCTTAATTTTCTGGGTTTTTTCCTGCTGATTGCCATGATACTGGTTGCCTGGCTAGTCTCCCTTATACGGGAGAATCGCCTGGAAACAGCAATCGACCATTGCCGAGAAATTGAGAACAACGTTCTCGATATGGATCGCAAGCTGGAAAAAGCCAAACTTCTCCATCGCAACTTCTTCCTGTATCAAGCCAGGATCGGTCTTAATGAGGCCCATATCGAATATGCCCAGCCTTCGGTCAGGCTGATTTCTCAAGCCGTAGGCATAAGCTCCGACCTGATGGCAAAAATTGCCCAGACCGGCATAAAGCATTCCCTTAAAAATCGTAATATTGATCTGAACCTCTATCTTTCCTCAGCCAGGCGCTTCGCCGACACCTCCATCCAATCCATAGAACTTTTGACTCGCATGGTCGCGCCTGAGTACGGCCTTGAGCATCGATTTGAAAAGCTCGCAGCCACCCTGATGCAGGAAGCCGCCGATGCAGCGAAGGTCAAGGACCGGTTGCATGAGATCATGGCCTTTTACCTGCAATACAAGGTCTCGCGACAGCGACATGTCATGCAGTCTGCCTTCAATGTCATCTACATCCTCAATCAACAGCTTCAAACTGCGGAATTTGATTCTCGGGCCGACACAGGAAATGTCGCTGCCATGCTGGCTTCTCTGGAGCAGCTTGGCTATGAAATTGTTGTTACCGACAATGCCATCAAGGGAATATTTAACGATTTTTCTCTGCAGGAACAAAACGTCATCCCTGTTGCGCAAGCCTTGGTTGAATCCGCCCACCTCGAAGTCAGGAGAGTTAAGGGCAAGATATCTCGTTCCCGCCAGGTAACCTTTCTTCTGATTGCGACCTTGATCGGCCTGGCCCTGGTCTGGGGATTCTTTATTGTCAGGACGATTAATCGCAGTATCACCATGCGAATACTCCATCTGAATGGAGTGGCTGCTCAGCTGCGCCAGGGTCACCTGGATATTGCCGGGCAAGACGATTCAGCGGATGAACTCGGACAATTGAGCAGGACCTTCAACATGATGGTTGGCAGGATACGGGAGCTGGTTGGCGATCTTGAGGCAAAAATCGCCGAACGCACCCGGCAGCTGGCTGAGAGCGAGCGCTGGTTTCGCCATCTTTTCGAGAATTCGCCCCTTGGAATCTTCCGAACCACCACGAGCGGCAAGGTCTTGATGGTGAACAGGGATGGCGCGATCATGCTTGGCTGCGAATCGCCTGCTGAGGTTTTAGCCGGCTATTCCAACCTGGCTGAGCAGGTGTATGTTGATCCCAGCAGGCGGCTGGCGGAAATCCACGAACTCCAGACCCACGGAAAAATAAAGCATTTCGAATGTCAGTGGAAAAAACAAAACGGCGAGAATATCTGGGTGTCAATTCATGCCCGACTGGCCTCCGATGAGAGCGCGGAAGGGCAGAACGGCTATCCGATCATCGATAAGTTTGTCCTGGATATAACCAAACGTAAGGAAACAGAAGATGCTTTGCAGCACTACACCTTTCTTATGAAAGAGATGGGTAAGGCTGCCAAGATTGGCGGTTGGGAATTTAATCCGGCTACCGGAAAGGGCACCTGGACGGAGGAGGTGGCAAGAATTCATGAGCTTGATCCCGAGTTGCCAACCAATGTCGAGCTCGGGATCAGTTTTTATACAGATGAATCGAAAGCAATGCTTATCCAGGCGATTCACGATGCAAACGAACTGAAAAAGCCATATGTCCTGGAGTTGGAAATGATCACCGCCAAAGGAAATCATAAATGGGTACGAACCATAGGATACCCGTTCGTCGAAAACGGCAGGGTAGTGAAAATCAGTGGATCATTCCAGGATATCACCGAACGCAAGCAGGTGGACACGGAAAAAGAAGCGCTGCAGCTACAGCTTACCCAGGCGCAGAAGATGGAATCGGTGGGAAGACTGGCCGGCGGGGTTGCCCATGACTTCAATAATATGTTGGGAGTGATTCAAGGATACACGGAAATAATTCTTGAGGGAACTGTGGAAAATCAGGCCATCCATGCCGCTCTCCTGGAAATCCAGAGGGCCACCCAACGTTCGGTAAAACTCACCAAACAGCTCCTGGCTTTTGCCCGCAAGCAGACAGTGGCGCCCAAGGTGCTGAATCTCAACGATACGGTGGAAAGCATGCTGGCCATGCTGCGAAGACTCATCGGTGAAGATATTGAACTGATATGGAAACCGGGCAAGGAACTGGGCCCGGTAAAAATTGATCCCTCGCAGATCGACCAGATCCTGGCCAACCTCTGCGTCAACGCCAGAGATGCAATCAGCACCATGGGCAGGATCACCGTCGAGACGGGCAATGTCGATGTCGACGAGACCTATAGGGACCTGGACGAAGGTTTCCAGGCGGGAAGATATGTGCTGCTTGCTGTCAGTGACAACGGATGCGGTATGGATGAAGAAACCCGGAAGAGGCTGTTTGAACCCTTCTTCACCACCAAAGACGTGGGCAAAGGGACCGGTCTCGGTCTGGCATCGATCTATGGCATCGTCAAGCAAAACTACGGCTTTATCCATGTTCACAGTGAGCTGGGAAAAGGCACGGCCTTCCGGATATATCTGCCTCGGCACCAGGATAAGAAAACACCGGAGTACACTGCAGACCATGTCACTCCCGTCAGCCACGGCAGTGAAACCATTTTGCTGGTGGAGGACGAAAAAGCCATCCTTACCATGACCGCAATAATGCTGGAGCAGCTCGGTTATCAGGTTTTGACGGCAAATACCGCCGCTGAGGCGATGCTGCATGCGCGGAACTCTGCCGGTAAGATTCAATTATTGATAACCGATGTGATCAT